One segment of Dolichospermum sp. DET69 DNA contains the following:
- a CDS encoding DUF3326 domain-containing protein, whose amino-acid sequence MQKPYTVILIIPTGIGAAIGGYAGDALPVAKLISQVCDRLITHPNVMNGASLYWNIPNAFYVEGYGLDKFAAGEWGLRPVRSNRVGLLLDQGIEPELMLRHLQVADAARATLGLNITNHVITDAPLNVELRTSPSGTSWGTIGNPDSLLRAAEKLIIEEKAEAIAVVARFPDDMDETAVENYRQGQGVDPLAGAEAVISHLLVRTFKIPCAHAPALSPAPPAANLSPRAAAEEIGYTFLPCVLVGLSNAPQFIINTENYSSLSTDIWADQVDALIIPATACGNSALLSLSQKQCQIITVAENKTLIQVSAPMLRIQTLQVNSYLEAVGVLVAHKAGINPSSLVISH is encoded by the coding sequence ATCCAAAAACCATACACAGTAATTTTAATTATACCCACCGGCATTGGGGCAGCGATTGGCGGTTATGCTGGTGATGCCTTACCAGTAGCTAAACTTATATCACAGGTGTGCGATCGCTTGATTACTCACCCCAATGTCATGAACGGTGCAAGTTTATACTGGAATATCCCTAATGCCTTCTACGTTGAAGGTTATGGTTTAGATAAATTTGCGGCTGGAGAATGGGGTTTACGTCCCGTTCGTAGTAACAGAGTCGGGTTACTTTTAGACCAAGGTATCGAACCGGAATTAATGCTGCGACACTTGCAGGTAGCCGACGCAGCTAGAGCAACCCTGGGATTAAATATTACAAATCATGTTATTACCGATGCCCCATTAAACGTAGAGTTACGGACTTCTCCATCAGGTACAAGTTGGGGAACAATAGGGAATCCTGATAGTTTATTACGGGCTGCTGAGAAATTAATTATAGAAGAAAAAGCCGAAGCGATCGCTGTTGTTGCCCGTTTCCCCGACGACATGGACGAAACCGCAGTCGAAAACTATCGCCAAGGTCAAGGAGTAGACCCTCTAGCAGGTGCAGAAGCCGTCATTAGCCATTTATTAGTCCGCACCTTTAAAATTCCCTGCGCCCATGCTCCCGCCCTTTCTCCCGCACCACCAGCTGCCAATTTATCCCCCCGTGCAGCGGCTGAAGAAATCGGCTACACATTCTTACCTTGTGTTTTAGTTGGCTTGAGTAACGCTCCGCAATTTATCATTAATACAGAAAATTATAGTTCTTTATCAACTGATATCTGGGCAGATCAAGTTGATGCTTTAATTATTCCCGCCACAGCTTGTGGAAACAGTGCTTTATTAAGTTTAAGCCAGAAACAATGTCAAATCATTACCGTTGCAGAAAATAAAACTTTGATCCAAGTTTCTGCCCCCATGTTAAGAATTCAAACCTTGCAAGTAAACTCATACTTAGAAGCAGTAGGCGTACTAGTCGCTCACAAAGCAGGTATTAATCCTTCGTCATTGGTCATTAGTCATTAG
- a CDS encoding plasmid segregation centromere-binding protein ParR produces MFQWSKKVVKSVTFNPDIADESLLAQVENYLEEQPDKTFSDLCKESLWKLLCVPEPVQLASKTANITMVEQRIGEIQNQMVGFEERLFARESHRLEAIESQMLQLTQQVAKLAIILNQQPLTYIPPDSVVQAIPEPEPQEIDPIIDRIGQFLDDF; encoded by the coding sequence ATGTTCCAATGGTCAAAGAAGGTAGTCAAATCCGTTACGTTCAATCCAGACATTGCTGATGAAAGCTTGTTAGCGCAGGTGGAAAACTATTTGGAGGAACAGCCAGATAAAACTTTCAGTGATCTGTGTAAAGAGTCTCTCTGGAAACTCTTGTGTGTTCCAGAACCCGTACAACTAGCTTCTAAGACAGCAAATATAACTATGGTTGAACAAAGAATCGGTGAGATACAAAATCAAATGGTTGGGTTTGAGGAACGTCTTTTTGCTAGGGAGTCTCATCGTTTGGAAGCGATAGAAAGTCAAATGTTGCAACTTACTCAACAAGTTGCAAAGTTAGCAATCATTCTCAATCAGCAACCACTTACCTATATTCCTCCTGATAGCGTAGTGCAAGCTATACCAGAACCAGAACCTCAAGAAATAGACCCTATAATTGATCGTATTGGTCAGTTTCTTGATGATTTCTAA
- a CDS encoding putative toxin-antitoxin system toxin component, PIN family, with protein sequence MKNNRFVLDNNILVSALLIKNSPPFQIIKKIEAQGLTLYSEPTLLELNRVLSRKKFNKYFTVEEKQEFILKLVEMSELIEIKESITICRDSKDDKFLELAISGNADFIITGDQDLLVLNPFRNIEIITANEFLSRFN encoded by the coding sequence ATGAAGAATAACCGTTTTGTCTTAGATAATAATATTTTAGTCAGTGCATTGCTGATTAAAAACTCTCCTCCTTTTCAGATAATTAAAAAAATAGAAGCACAGGGATTAACTTTATATTCAGAACCAACATTATTAGAACTTAATCGAGTTTTAAGTCGCAAGAAATTTAACAAATATTTTACCGTAGAGGAAAAGCAAGAATTTATTCTTAAACTAGTAGAGATGTCAGAATTGATAGAAATAAAAGAATCTATTACTATTTGTCGTGATTCCAAAGATGATAAGTTTTTGGAGTTAGCAATTAGCGGTAATGCTGACTTTATTATTACTGGTGATCAAGATTTATTGGTATTAAATCCTTTTAGGAATATTGAAATTATTACTGCTAATGAATTTTTGAGTAGGTTTAATTAA
- the queC gene encoding 7-cyano-7-deazaguanine synthase QueC, protein MKAVILLSGGLDSSTVLYQAKAEGCECYAISFDYQQRHQKELNSALMVGKVAGVVQHQVVNFDLRQWGGSALTDDQIDLPQERSLDEMADNIPVTYVPARNTIFLSFALGYAEAIAAERVYIGVNALDYSGYPDCRPDYIEAMQEVFRLGTKQGREGQAIEIIAPLINLKKTEIIQLGNQLGVPWHLTWSCYAGDDVACGVCDSCQLRLAAFAELGLKDPVAYAEVG, encoded by the coding sequence ATGAAAGCTGTAATTCTCTTATCTGGTGGCTTAGACTCTTCAACTGTTCTTTATCAAGCAAAGGCTGAGGGCTGTGAATGTTATGCTATCTCTTTTGATTATCAACAGCGACATCAAAAAGAATTAAATTCTGCTTTGATGGTTGGAAAAGTGGCTGGGGTTGTTCAACATCAAGTAGTTAATTTTGATTTACGACAGTGGGGTGGTTCTGCGCTGACAGATGATCAGATTGATTTGCCGCAAGAGCGCTCTTTAGATGAAATGGCAGATAATATACCTGTTACCTATGTTCCAGCGCGGAATACGATCTTTTTAAGTTTTGCTTTGGGCTATGCGGAAGCGATCGCAGCGGAAAGAGTATACATTGGTGTTAATGCCCTAGATTATTCTGGCTATCCAGATTGTCGTCCTGATTATATTGAAGCTATGCAGGAAGTTTTCCGTCTGGGAACAAAACAAGGACGTGAGGGACAAGCAATTGAAATTATTGCCCCTTTAATTAATTTGAAGAAGACAGAAATTATCCAACTTGGTAATCAATTAGGTGTGCCTTGGCATCTCACTTGGTCTTGTTATGCTGGTGATGATGTGGCTTGTGGTGTCTGTGATTCTTGTCAGTTGCGGTTAGCAGCTTTTGCTGAATTGGGGTTAAAAGATCCTGTTGCTTATGCTGAAGTGGGTTAG
- a CDS encoding CPBP family intramembrane metalloprotease, producing MIQQRNQEPEIPYLTRTQVLVAMGVTAIILWIVAKLWLRWGNIILFKWQWHEQDLLLGIGLGLIITILSGLAYRLSPSYRKSADYYLEMVLKPLALPDLIWLGLLPGLSEELLFRGVMLPALGGDHTAVIVSSLCFGVLHLSSPQQWPYVIWATIIGIILGYSALFSGNLLVPIIAHIVTNLLSSYLWKIQKF from the coding sequence GTGATTCAACAACGAAATCAAGAACCAGAAATTCCTTACCTAACACGCACCCAAGTCTTAGTAGCAATGGGTGTAACAGCAATTATTCTCTGGATAGTTGCCAAACTATGGTTACGCTGGGGTAATATTATCCTCTTTAAGTGGCAATGGCACGAACAAGATTTATTACTAGGAATTGGTTTAGGTCTAATCATTACTATATTAAGTGGTTTAGCTTATCGCCTTTCCCCTTCCTATCGCAAAAGTGCTGATTATTATTTAGAAATGGTTCTCAAACCTCTAGCCTTACCAGATTTAATTTGGTTAGGATTACTACCAGGTTTAAGTGAAGAATTATTATTTCGAGGTGTAATGCTACCCGCTTTAGGTGGAGATCATACCGCTGTGATAGTATCAAGTCTTTGTTTTGGAGTCCTACATCTTAGCAGTCCCCAACAATGGCCTTATGTAATTTGGGCAACTATTATTGGAATTATTTTAGGTTACAGCGCCCTATTCAGTGGCAACTTATTAGTACCTATTATTGCTCATATCGTGACAAATTTGCTATCCAGCTATTTATGGAAAATCCAAAAATTTTAG
- a CDS encoding Gfo/Idh/MocA family oxidoreductase, whose protein sequence is MQDSISVSEPNLYSQRSQPHLIRIGVIGVGNMGQHHTRILSSMKDVELVGVSDINVERGLETASKYKVRFFEDYCDLLPHVDAICVAVPTRLHYAVGINCLLAGIHVLIEKPIAASISEAESLVNAAAESQCILQVGHIERFNPAFRELTQVLKTEEVLALESHRMSPYSARANDVSVVLDLMIHDIDLLLELAASPVVKLTASGTRSLDSGYLDYVTATLGFANGVVATLTASKVTHRKIRRLVAHCKNSFTEADFLTNEIFVHRQTPVNPLIDHQKVLYRQDGLIEKVYTTNVQPLSAELEHFVNCVRGGNQPSVGGEQALKALRLASLIEQMALEERVWNPLEWSSESRVQSLTSTI, encoded by the coding sequence GTGCAAGATAGCATATCAGTGTCAGAACCAAATCTATATTCACAGCGCAGCCAGCCGCACCTTATCCGTATCGGCGTGATTGGTGTTGGTAATATGGGACAACATCATACCCGCATCCTGAGTTCCATGAAAGATGTGGAACTAGTCGGCGTTTCCGATATTAACGTCGAACGTGGTTTAGAAACTGCCAGCAAATACAAAGTCCGGTTTTTTGAAGACTACTGCGACTTACTACCCCATGTAGATGCAATTTGTGTTGCAGTACCTACACGGCTACACTATGCAGTGGGTATCAACTGTTTGTTAGCAGGAATCCATGTTTTAATTGAAAAACCGATAGCGGCTAGTATTTCTGAAGCAGAATCTTTAGTTAATGCCGCGGCAGAATCCCAGTGTATTTTGCAAGTTGGTCACATTGAGCGATTCAATCCCGCTTTTAGGGAACTTACCCAAGTTCTCAAAACCGAGGAAGTCTTGGCTTTAGAATCTCACCGCATGAGTCCTTATTCAGCGCGGGCGAATGATGTTTCCGTAGTGCTGGATTTAATGATCCATGACATTGATTTGCTGCTAGAATTAGCTGCCTCACCAGTGGTAAAGTTGACTGCTAGTGGGACTCGTTCTTTAGACTCAGGTTATTTAGATTATGTAACTGCGACCCTGGGCTTTGCCAATGGTGTTGTTGCCACACTGACAGCCAGCAAAGTTACTCACCGGAAAATTCGTCGCTTAGTTGCTCATTGTAAAAATTCATTTACAGAAGCAGATTTTCTCACTAATGAGATTTTTGTACATCGCCAAACCCCTGTTAATCCGCTCATTGACCATCAAAAAGTCTTATATAGACAAGATGGTTTAATCGAAAAGGTTTATACAACTAATGTTCAACCTCTCAGTGCAGAGTTAGAGCATTTTGTCAACTGCGTCCGTGGTGGCAATCAACCTTCTGTAGGTGGTGAACAAGCTCTCAAAGCCCTGCGCTTGGCAAGTTTAATTGAGCAAATGGCTTTAGAAGAAAGAGTTTGGAATCCCTTGGAATGGTCTTCCGAATCCAGAGTCCAATCTTTGACATCAACCATTTAG
- a CDS encoding ParM/StbA family protein has translation MTDQPPVANPMNAAAIPMNRNPAASAATPMNSGNSGKPSNIGGKVILSVDLGRTSTKTCVSREPNNVAFIPSNVKQTSIEQIRGGVFEAKATDPLMDLWLEYQGSGYAVGQLAADFGANLGVGQSKVEDALVKVLSSAGYFKLKDEIFVVLGLPFLSLEQFEKEKAQLTSLVTGPHVLNFRGESITLNIAKVWIMPEGYGSLLWSETQPNKAVTAPDFTKISVGIVDIGHQTIDMIMVDNFRFARAASKSEDFGMSKFYEMVAKEIDGADSQSLALISAVNKPKGERFYRPKGASKPTNLDDFLPNLTEQFSRDICSRVLAWLPERVTDVIITGGGGEFFWEDVQRLLKEAKINAYLAVPSRQANALGQYIYGEAQLSAAVRAR, from the coding sequence ATGACAGATCAACCCCCCGTCGCTAATCCAATGAATGCCGCTGCCATTCCCATGAACCGAAACCCAGCAGCTTCCGCAGCCACACCCATGAATTCTGGAAATTCTGGAAAACCAAGCAATATTGGCGGTAAAGTTATTCTCAGTGTTGATCTAGGCAGAACATCTACAAAGACTTGTGTAAGCCGTGAACCCAATAATGTGGCTTTCATCCCTTCTAATGTTAAGCAAACATCAATTGAGCAAATTCGCGGTGGTGTCTTTGAAGCTAAGGCTACTGACCCACTAATGGATTTGTGGCTAGAGTATCAAGGTAGTGGCTATGCTGTAGGGCAACTAGCCGCCGATTTTGGGGCAAATCTTGGCGTTGGTCAATCTAAAGTAGAAGATGCCCTGGTAAAAGTATTATCATCTGCCGGGTATTTTAAGCTTAAAGATGAAATTTTTGTGGTTCTAGGTCTGCCTTTCTTATCTTTGGAACAATTTGAAAAAGAAAAGGCACAGTTAACTAGCTTGGTAACTGGACCCCATGTATTGAATTTTCGAGGTGAATCCATAACTTTGAACATTGCCAAAGTCTGGATAATGCCCGAAGGATATGGTAGTTTACTGTGGTCAGAAACTCAACCTAACAAAGCAGTAACAGCTCCCGATTTTACGAAAATATCTGTAGGGATTGTTGATATCGGTCATCAAACCATTGATATGATCATGGTGGATAATTTCCGCTTTGCCAGAGCCGCTTCTAAGAGTGAAGACTTTGGGATGAGCAAATTTTATGAAATGGTAGCTAAGGAAATAGATGGCGCTGATAGTCAATCTTTAGCATTAATTTCTGCGGTTAATAAACCCAAAGGCGAACGCTTTTACCGTCCTAAAGGCGCTAGTAAGCCGACTAATTTAGATGATTTTCTCCCTAATCTGACAGAGCAGTTTTCACGGGACATTTGCTCTCGCGTGTTAGCGTGGTTGCCAGAGCGGGTAACTGATGTGATTATTACAGGTGGTGGTGGAGAGTTTTTCTGGGAAGATGTTCAACGTCTCCTCAAAGAAGCTAAAATCAACGCTTACTTAGCTGTACCTTCTCGACAGGCTAATGCTTTGGGGCAGTATATTTACGGAGAAGCGCAATTATCTGCTGCTGTTCGTGCTAGGTAA
- a CDS encoding 2Fe-2S iron-sulfur cluster binding domain-containing protein, with protein MSKTYTVEINHQGTTYTIQVPENETILTAASSTGLDLPTSCGAGVCTTCAALVTEGTVEQSEGMGVSPDLQKQGYALLCVAKPLSNLKIETEKEDIVYQAQFGKA; from the coding sequence ATGTCTAAAACTTACACCGTAGAAATTAACCACCAAGGGACAACATATACTATCCAAGTTCCTGAAAATGAAACTATTCTCACAGCCGCTTCATCTACGGGTTTAGACTTACCCACCTCTTGCGGTGCTGGTGTTTGTACAACTTGTGCTGCTTTAGTTACAGAAGGAACTGTAGAGCAATCGGAGGGTATGGGTGTAAGTCCAGATTTGCAAAAACAAGGCTATGCCTTACTTTGTGTTGCTAAACCTCTTTCTAATTTAAAAATTGAAACCGAAAAAGAAGACATCGTTTATCAAGCACAATTTGGTAAAGCATAG
- a CDS encoding type II toxin-antitoxin system RelE/ParE family toxin: MAKLDGLSTVMDFLNGLQPKIAAQISKKVLSLNVEPLPNDSEQLSGYQGFYRVDSGEYRIVYRYFPDQDLVEVILVGKRNDDVYKRLKRLLG, translated from the coding sequence ATGGCGAAACTTGATGGTTTATCAACTGTTATGGATTTTTTGAACGGATTACAACCTAAAATAGCGGCGCAAATATCAAAAAAGGTTTTATCTTTAAATGTTGAACCTTTACCAAATGATAGTGAACAACTATCTGGTTATCAGGGTTTTTATCGAGTAGATAGTGGTGAATATCGAATTGTTTATAGATATTTTCCAGATCAAGATTTAGTCGAAGTGATTTTAGTAGGTAAGCGTAATGATGATGTTTATAAAAGATTAAAAAGGTTGCTAGGATAA
- a CDS encoding type II toxin-antitoxin system Phd/YefM family antitoxin: MQTYNLIDAPNKHGEIFDQAAIEPVLLTQESQPSYVIFSVELYEKMINQIQELEDRLLLEKAKTAINESQMVGTEAFTSALESLANGET; this comes from the coding sequence ATGCAGACTTATAATCTTATAGATGCTCCCAATAAACATGGTGAAATTTTTGATCAAGCAGCTATTGAACCAGTATTACTTACTCAAGAATCACAACCTAGTTATGTTATTTTTTCCGTAGAATTATACGAAAAAATGATTAATCAGATACAAGAATTAGAAGATCGGCTTTTGCTAGAAAAAGCTAAAACTGCTATTAATGAATCACAAATGGTTGGTACGGAGGCTTTTACATCTGCGCTGGAGAGTTTAGCTAATGGCGAAACTTGA